AATTTTCTGACCTGTAGAAGTAAAAATAATGTTACCTGATTTATCTGTGCGATAAGTTTTGGCTTTCACTGAATTCAACCGTTTTACAACAGTAGAAGTAGGGTGCCCATATCCATTTTTCCCTACACTGATTACAGCGTATTTCGGTTTTGCTTTGTTAATGAAAGCTGAACTTGTTGATGTTTTTGCACCATGATGGCCGACTTTAAGTACATCCACACTTGGTACCAGTTTTTTAGCCAGCATATCTGACTCTGCTTTTACTTCAGCATCACCTGTAAACAAGAATGTTTTTTTGCCGTGTTTAAGTAAAAGGACTGCACTCCAATTATTTAAGTCAGACTTAGCATATTCTTTAACAGGTGCAATGAATTTAAGGGAATTATCCTTAGCTTTAGTGTTGATTTCCACGCCAGTCTGCGCCTTTTTTATTGTAAGCTTCTTCTGCTTAACAGCCGTTAAAAAGTCTTTGTATGCTTGGGTAGTATGAGAAATTTTAGGGGCATACACAGATTTCACATTAAGCGATTTTATCACATAAGCCAGACCGCCCACATGATCCGCATCTGGGTGAGTTGATACTAATGCATTAAGTGTTTTTACCTTTTGTTTTTTTAGGTAGGCTACAACTTCGTCGCCCTTTCCTTTACCGCCGCCATCGATTAAAACGTTTTCGTTACCTGTTTGAATAAGGATTGAATCTCCTTGTCCTACGTTGATGAAATGTACCTTCACATTTGAGGCTGCCTCGGTTGTTTTAAGTCCTGTGAATAAAGACAAAACAAGAACAGCGACCAGTAGAATATTTATTTTCTTCATTTTTTTCCCTCCAATAATAATTTACCATGTGTAACAGGGAAAATGGGGATTTGGACATAATTTTCCTTGTGATAAAAAAAGGAAGATGGGCGTCTGAATCGTGGTTAGGTAAAATAGACCTAGGTATTTATGTTTAATTAACAAAGCTATTAAATTACAGGTGAAAAGACAATAGAAAATCTATTTCTCTCAGAATATTATAAGAAGAATGTTATAAGAGTTTACATGCTTGGTATTGAAGGAGCAGGCTACGTATCTGAAGTTGAAAGTACAGAGCGTTATAGAGAATGTTGATGAGTTTGTTTACTGCTTAAGAATAATAGATGAATATTATGGAGTTCGACCGGATGATATAAGCAGAATTGAATAGATATAAAACTTGTAATGAATATATACAAGATAGCTTTCAAGAGGCAATTGAGAACTAGGATTGATACCATATCGGAAATGTCTTGCACTTTCAAATTAATTATTTCTTATAAAAACCATACAAATAAAACATTGCATGGTTTTTATAAGAAATAAGGGATTGAGGAAATTTTTTACAATCAAGCAATGGGGTATGAATTTGTTAATGGTTCACTTCATAATGCATAATATAATAGACACCACATGATGTATCAATAATTTTGTTCAGTATTTCACAAGCGTTTTCGCGAAAGGTTCTTATTTTTTTGGCAGGTAAATTAATACTTTACATATCAATTGATGGTTACAAATAGATGATAGTAAGTATGGATATGCAATTAACAATCTTTTGCAAAAACATTATACGGACTCTAAAATGATAGTGTTGGATAATGGTTATTATACGAGCCCGACCTAATATCGTTAAGGACTGTGTCCTTGAATCGTTCAGTTCAAATCATGAGTGATGTGTTACATT
The DNA window shown above is from Peribacillus sp. FSL P2-0133 and carries:
- a CDS encoding ComEC/Rec2 family competence protein, producing MKKINILLVAVLVLSLFTGLKTTEAASNVKVHFINVGQGDSILIQTGNENVLIDGGGKGKGDEVVAYLKKQKVKTLNALVSTHPDADHVGGLAYVIKSLNVKSVYAPKISHTTQAYKDFLTAVKQKKLTIKKAQTGVEINTKAKDNSLKFIAPVKEYAKSDLNNWSAVLLLKHGKKTFLFTGDAEVKAESDMLAKKLVPSVDVLKVGHHGAKTSTSSAFINKAKPKYAVISVGKNGYGHPTSTVVKRLNSVKAKTYRTDKSGNIIFTSTGQKITVKTVK